One window of the Macaca thibetana thibetana isolate TM-01 chromosome 1, ASM2454274v1, whole genome shotgun sequence genome contains the following:
- the GNAT2 gene encoding guanine nucleotide-binding protein G(t) subunit alpha-2, translating to MGSGASAEDKELAKRSKELEKKLQEDADKEAKTVKLLLLGAGESGKSTIVKQMKIIHQDGYSPEECLEFKAIIYGNVLQSILAIIRAMTTLGIDYAESSCADDGRQLNNLADSIEEGTMPPELVEVIRRLWKDGGVQACFERAAEYQLNDSASYYLNQLERITDPEYLPSEQDVLRSRVKTTGIIETKFSVKDLNFRMFDVGGQRSERKKWIHCFEGVTCIIFCAALSAYDMVLVEDDEVNRMHESLHLFNSICNHKFFAATSIVLFLNKKDLFEEKIKKVHLSICFPEYDGNNSYDDAGNYIKSQFLDLNMRKDVKEIYSHMTCATDTQNVKFVFDAVTDIIIKENLKDCGLF from the exons ATGGGAAGCGGAGCCAGTGCTGAGGACAAAGAACTGGCCAAGAGGTCCAAGGAGCTAGAAAAGAAGCTGCAGGAAGATGCTGATAAGGAAGCCAAGACTGTCAAGCTGCTACTGCTGG GTGCTGGGGAGTCAGGAAAGAGCACCATCGTCAAACAGATGAA GATCATTCACCAGGATGGCTATTCACCAGAAGAATgcctggagttcaaggctatcATCTATGGAAATGTGCTGCAGTCCATCCTGGCTATCATCCGGGCCATGACCACACTGGGCATCGACTATGCTGAATCAAGCTGTGCG GACGATGGGCGACAGCTCAACAACCTGGCTGACTCCATTGAGGAGGGAACCATGCCTCCAGAGCTCGTGGAGGTCATTAGGAGGTTGTGGAAGGATGGCGGGGTGCAAGCCTGCTTCGAGAGAGCTGCAGAATACCAGCTCAATGACTCCGCATCTTA CTACCTGAACCAATTAGAACGAATCACAGACCCTGAGTACCTCCCTAGTGAGCAAGATGTGCTCCGATCCAGAGTCAAAACCACGGGCATCATTGAAACCAAGTTTTCTGTCAAAGACTTGAATTTCAG GATGTTTGATGTGGGAGGGCAGAGATCAGAGAGAAAGAAGTGGATCCACTGCTTCGAGGGAGTCACCTGCATCATTTTCTGTGCAGCCCTCAGTGCCTATGATATGGTGCTGGTGGAAGATGACGAAGTG AATCGTATGCATGAGTCTTTGCATCTGTTCAACAGCATATGTAACCACAAGTTCTTTGCGGCTACTTCCATCGTCCTCTTTCTCAACAAGAAGGATCTCTTTGaggaaaaaatcaagaaagtccATCTCAGCATTTGTTTTCCAGAGTATGATG GTAACAACTCCTATGATGATGCGGGGAATTACATCAAGAGCCAGTTCCTTGACCTCAATATGCGAAAAGATGTCAAAGAAATCTACAGTCACATGACCTGTGCTACAGATACACAGAATGTCAAATTTGTGTTTGATGCAGTTACAGATATTATCATCAAAGAAAACCTCAAGGACTGTGGCCTCTTCTAA